The following are from one region of the Sandaracinus amylolyticus genome:
- a CDS encoding FKBP-type peptidyl-prolyl cis-trans isomerase: protein MSESVQSIAADQVVGIHYTLKNASGEVIDSSSGDEPLYYLHGHENIVPGLERKLSGRKVGDKLNVTVQPADGYGERDPRGEQRVPREAFPPGTPLEEGVQLALRDPSGQIVPIWISKVESDVVHVDLNHPLAGEVLHFDVEIVSLRAATEEELEHGHPHGADGHEGHHH from the coding sequence GTGTCCGAGAGCGTCCAGAGCATCGCGGCCGATCAGGTCGTCGGCATCCACTACACCCTGAAGAACGCGTCCGGCGAGGTGATCGACAGCTCCTCCGGCGACGAGCCTCTGTACTACCTGCACGGCCACGAGAACATCGTGCCGGGGCTCGAGCGCAAGCTCAGCGGCCGCAAGGTCGGCGACAAGCTCAACGTCACCGTGCAGCCCGCCGACGGCTACGGCGAGCGCGATCCCCGCGGTGAGCAGCGCGTCCCGCGCGAGGCGTTCCCGCCCGGCACGCCGCTCGAGGAAGGCGTCCAGCTCGCGCTCCGTGATCCCTCGGGCCAGATCGTCCCGATCTGGATCTCGAAGGTCGAGAGCGACGTCGTGCACGTCGACCTCAACCACCCGCTCGCGGGCGAGGTCCTGCACTTCGACGTCGAGATCGTCTCGCTGCGCGCGGCGACCGAAGAAGAGCTCGAGCACGGGCACCCCCACGGCGCCGACGGCCACGAAGGCCACCATCATTGA
- the mutY gene encoding A/G-specific adenine glycosylase codes for MTEERAALLAWFDANARDLPWRRTRDPYAIWVSEVMLQQTRVETVLRYYERFLTRFPDAHALAKASEDDVLSMWSGLGYYRRARLLHAGVREVVASYGGRVPEDATSRRALPGVGRYTAGAIGSIAFEREEPLVDGNVARVLSRLRGIDTPLGRRDTEARLWDEAEKMVRGPRPGALNQALMELGATVCTPSSPKCLSCPITRSCVALASDRTDVLPVAKARRAPREVAMVAVVARDAQGRAMMVRGEKALFGGLWGVPMREGSDAKDARAALREHGIDARLTREPAGRIEHVLTHRRLDVQVFVARLSSANAGTGARAVGASDLASLGVSTLTRRILEMSDLTISRFQR; via the coding sequence ATGACCGAAGAGCGCGCCGCGCTGCTCGCCTGGTTCGACGCGAACGCACGCGATCTGCCGTGGCGCCGGACTCGCGATCCCTACGCGATCTGGGTCTCGGAGGTCATGCTGCAGCAGACGCGCGTCGAGACGGTGCTGCGCTACTACGAGCGCTTCCTGACGCGCTTCCCCGACGCGCACGCCCTCGCGAAGGCGAGCGAGGACGACGTGCTCTCGATGTGGAGCGGGCTCGGCTACTACCGGCGCGCGCGGCTGCTCCACGCGGGGGTGCGCGAGGTCGTCGCGAGCTACGGCGGGCGAGTCCCCGAGGACGCGACGTCGCGCCGCGCGCTGCCGGGCGTGGGCCGCTACACCGCGGGCGCGATCGGATCGATCGCGTTCGAGCGCGAGGAGCCGCTGGTCGACGGCAACGTCGCGCGCGTGCTCTCGCGACTGCGCGGGATCGACACGCCGCTCGGTCGTCGCGACACCGAGGCGCGCCTCTGGGACGAGGCCGAGAAGATGGTGCGAGGACCTCGCCCCGGCGCGCTCAACCAGGCGCTGATGGAGCTCGGCGCGACGGTGTGCACGCCCTCGAGCCCGAAGTGCCTGTCGTGCCCGATCACGCGATCGTGCGTCGCGCTCGCGAGCGATCGCACCGACGTGCTGCCGGTCGCGAAGGCGCGTCGTGCGCCGCGCGAGGTCGCGATGGTGGCGGTGGTCGCGCGCGACGCGCAGGGCAGGGCGATGATGGTGCGCGGCGAGAAGGCGCTCTTCGGCGGGCTCTGGGGCGTGCCGATGCGCGAGGGGAGCGACGCGAAGGACGCGCGCGCGGCGCTGCGCGAGCACGGGATCGACGCGCGGCTGACGCGCGAGCCGGCGGGGCGCATCGAGCACGTGCTCACCCATCGACGGCTCGACGTGCAGGTCTTCGTGGCCCGGCTCTCCAGTGCCAACGCTGGCACTGGCGCGCGGGCGGTCGGCGCGAGCGATCTCGCCTCGCTCGGGGTCTCCACGTTGACGCGCCGCATCCTGGAGATGAGCGATCTCACGATTTCTCGCTTCCAACGCTGA
- a CDS encoding sensor histidine kinase, with protein MASRARVGSSFRARASLAVIAAGTIAIVPWATRDGGSWRDSSLGWVVLAWAALALASVYVAARLGRMRRAATTLGGPTLRSVALAQARARLRARLDALRTRAHEKRRIAERAQRSKEEFLAAVSHELRTPLNSIQGFAEVLLSEIEGPLSPSQREDVEAIHTAGAYLKELVDEVLDSSSRRTPIASRLEHVDLAALVREVARLVEVQRRDKPIVIEVEIAPDLARVPADARRIRQILLNLGANAVKFTKKGHVRFRAEGGGTREVRLSIEDTGPGIAKEDLDRIFRTFERIDTNRGRTEGWGLGLAIAREMAEWHGGRIDVTSTVGRGSTFTLVLPAQGGPSA; from the coding sequence ATGGCCTCTCGGGCTCGCGTCGGATCGAGCTTCCGCGCCCGTGCGTCGCTCGCGGTGATCGCGGCCGGCACGATCGCGATCGTGCCCTGGGCGACGCGCGACGGCGGGTCGTGGCGCGACTCGTCGCTCGGTTGGGTCGTGCTCGCGTGGGCCGCGCTCGCGCTCGCCTCGGTGTACGTCGCGGCGCGGCTCGGACGCATGCGCCGCGCCGCGACCACGCTCGGCGGGCCGACGCTCCGCAGCGTGGCGTTGGCGCAGGCACGCGCTCGGCTGCGGGCACGGCTCGACGCGCTCCGCACCCGCGCTCACGAGAAGCGCCGCATCGCCGAGCGCGCGCAGCGATCGAAGGAGGAGTTCCTCGCCGCGGTGAGCCACGAGCTGCGCACGCCGCTCAACTCGATCCAGGGCTTCGCGGAGGTGCTCCTCTCGGAGATCGAAGGACCGCTCTCTCCTTCGCAGCGCGAGGACGTCGAGGCGATCCACACCGCGGGCGCGTACCTCAAGGAGCTCGTCGACGAGGTGCTCGACTCGTCGTCGCGCCGCACGCCGATCGCTTCGCGCCTCGAGCACGTCGATCTCGCGGCGCTGGTGCGCGAGGTCGCACGCCTCGTCGAGGTGCAGCGACGCGACAAGCCGATCGTCATCGAGGTCGAGATCGCGCCCGACCTCGCGCGCGTCCCCGCCGATGCGCGGCGCATCCGCCAGATCCTGCTGAACCTCGGCGCCAACGCGGTGAAGTTCACGAAGAAGGGCCACGTGCGCTTCCGCGCCGAGGGCGGCGGCACGCGCGAGGTGCGCCTCTCCATCGAGGACACCGGGCCCGGCATCGCGAAGGAGGATCTCGATCGCATCTTCCGCACGTTCGAGCGCATCGACACGAACCGCGGGCGCACCGAGGGCTGGGGCCTCGGGCTCGCGATCGCGCGCGAGATGGCGGAGTGGCACGGCGGTCGGATCGACGTGACGAGCACGGTCGGTCGCGGCTCGACGTTCACGCTGGTGCTTCCGGCGCAGGGAGGGCCCTCGGCGTGA
- a CDS encoding cyclic nucleotide-binding domain-containing protein produces MAAPNTNNGTLDEAWSLALADQRDEALKRCIALLEADPMQLGAAALAVQLIARAEGFDRDALEATAARLVDAYVRRSDLPAATAIAALASDAGADAGPQRKTIAKAFGKGSARLADVSPAPPPLPVPAPVEGTLAKLEGAALIARAEAALATMRAAEDSAPESGKVSQLPLFSALRPEALERLLAGFTLRDLATGALAITQGDEGREAFVVVRGALRAERRASEESAQPEVLAVLGPGAIFGEMALVSEAPRAASVVALEPVQLLVASRDVLEKLAQKEAAIGSELALFCRHRMMANLLRHGAILAAVAPAQRDDLVARFASRDFATGDVLVKEGEESEGLFLIASGHVRVTSTDADGDRILLADLGPGDVVGEIGLVLRRPATATVTATTPTIALHLSRDQFHDAIRAHPTLLSELYELATKREEETRSVVAQQALDVEDVVLV; encoded by the coding sequence ATGGCGGCTCCCAACACGAACAACGGAACGCTCGACGAGGCGTGGTCGCTGGCGCTCGCGGACCAGCGCGACGAGGCGCTGAAGCGCTGCATCGCGCTGCTCGAGGCCGACCCGATGCAGCTCGGCGCGGCGGCGCTCGCCGTTCAGCTGATCGCGCGCGCCGAGGGATTCGATCGCGATGCGCTCGAGGCCACCGCGGCGCGCCTGGTCGACGCCTACGTGCGGCGCAGCGATCTGCCCGCTGCCACGGCGATCGCGGCGCTCGCGAGCGACGCCGGCGCCGACGCCGGACCGCAGCGCAAGACGATCGCGAAGGCCTTCGGAAAAGGCAGCGCGCGGCTCGCCGACGTCTCGCCCGCACCGCCGCCGCTGCCGGTCCCTGCGCCGGTCGAGGGCACGCTCGCGAAGCTCGAGGGCGCCGCGCTGATCGCGCGCGCCGAGGCCGCGCTCGCCACGATGCGCGCCGCCGAGGACAGCGCGCCCGAGAGCGGCAAGGTCAGCCAGCTCCCGCTCTTCTCGGCGCTGCGCCCCGAGGCGCTCGAGCGCCTGCTCGCGGGCTTCACGCTCCGCGATCTCGCGACCGGCGCGCTCGCGATCACCCAGGGCGACGAGGGGCGCGAGGCGTTCGTCGTGGTGCGCGGCGCGCTGCGCGCCGAGCGCCGAGCGAGCGAGGAGTCCGCGCAGCCCGAGGTGCTCGCGGTCCTCGGCCCCGGCGCGATCTTCGGCGAGATGGCGCTGGTGAGCGAAGCGCCGCGCGCGGCGTCGGTCGTCGCGCTCGAGCCGGTGCAGCTCCTCGTCGCGAGCCGCGACGTGCTCGAGAAGCTCGCGCAGAAGGAAGCGGCGATCGGCAGCGAGCTCGCGCTCTTCTGTCGGCATCGCATGATGGCGAACCTGCTGCGCCACGGCGCGATCCTCGCGGCGGTCGCGCCCGCGCAGCGCGACGATCTCGTCGCGCGCTTCGCGAGCCGCGACTTCGCCACCGGCGACGTGCTGGTGAAGGAAGGCGAGGAGAGCGAAGGGCTCTTCCTGATCGCGAGCGGGCACGTGCGCGTCACGAGCACCGACGCCGACGGGGATCGCATCCTGCTCGCCGACCTCGGCCCCGGCGACGTGGTGGGCGAGATCGGCCTCGTGCTCCGTCGCCCCGCGACCGCGACCGTGACCGCGACGACCCCGACGATCGCGCTGCACCTCTCGCGCGATCAGTTCCACGACGCGATCCGCGCCCATCCGACGTTGCTCTCCGAGCTCTACGAGCTCGCGACCAAGCGCGAGGAGGAGACGCGCTCCGTCGTCGCGCAGCAGGCGCTCGACGTGGAGGACGTCGTCCTGGTGTGA
- a CDS encoding DUF4215 domain-containing protein: MARLRLWSSCAIVLALGTPSFLVGCSESRTLGDDAGIILMIDAAPRPDAFMPGPVCGNGTLEAGEACDDANTSPGDGCDASCAREPYCGDGTTTAPEVCDDGNNRSADGCRSDCRSNETCGNGIVDHAVGEVCDGDAATCTDECTVLVGCGNGTVDEGEACDDGNTSRWDGCGADCQEEISMQLQMLEFGDARTGCDFSGDGMPDNRFARALGPAASFLNMFLGGGGPGGGGGPTFLMSFVGLEDRSGANDDSLRVAWMTGQPGPSSGTFLVDQAALDDRGNARTSLQGAIMSRQLDAGPEDIELPIDFFPITLNKGHVRGTTVASGGEMSSISDGLLCGAIGPELLTLVNADLLENLGGGGGGGGFSIEIGDPCDGSTEPATLFDMMVGGAMIAILRIGNVPPDVDVDGDGLETFEVTRDGPEGCQAVITACIDGDGTRFEGRECVTEQVAGRPRFVDGYSAGLTFTAQRAEIVGVSEGGGGGGEPVPPPGG, from the coding sequence ATGGCTCGACTTCGCTTGTGGTCGTCGTGCGCGATCGTGCTCGCGCTCGGTACACCTTCGTTCCTGGTCGGGTGCAGCGAGTCGCGCACCCTCGGCGACGACGCCGGCATCATCCTGATGATCGACGCCGCGCCGCGCCCCGACGCGTTCATGCCCGGCCCGGTCTGCGGCAACGGCACGCTCGAGGCCGGCGAGGCGTGCGACGACGCGAACACGTCGCCCGGCGACGGCTGCGACGCGAGCTGCGCGCGCGAGCCCTACTGCGGCGATGGCACCACGACCGCCCCCGAGGTCTGCGACGACGGCAACAACCGCAGCGCCGACGGCTGTCGCTCCGACTGCCGCTCGAACGAGACCTGCGGGAACGGCATCGTCGATCACGCGGTCGGCGAGGTCTGCGACGGCGACGCCGCGACGTGCACCGACGAGTGCACCGTGCTCGTCGGCTGCGGCAACGGCACCGTCGACGAGGGCGAGGCCTGCGACGACGGCAACACGTCGCGCTGGGACGGCTGCGGCGCGGACTGCCAGGAAGAGATCTCGATGCAGCTCCAGATGCTGGAGTTCGGCGACGCGCGCACCGGCTGCGACTTCAGCGGCGACGGCATGCCCGACAACCGCTTCGCGCGCGCGCTCGGGCCGGCGGCGTCGTTCCTCAACATGTTCCTCGGCGGCGGCGGGCCCGGTGGTGGCGGTGGTCCGACGTTCCTCATGTCGTTCGTCGGGCTCGAGGACCGCAGCGGCGCGAACGACGACTCGCTGCGCGTCGCGTGGATGACCGGACAGCCCGGGCCGAGCTCGGGCACGTTCCTCGTCGATCAGGCGGCGCTCGACGATCGCGGCAACGCGCGCACGTCGCTGCAGGGCGCGATCATGTCGCGGCAGCTCGACGCGGGCCCCGAGGACATCGAGCTCCCGATCGACTTCTTCCCGATCACGCTCAACAAGGGCCACGTGCGCGGCACGACGGTCGCGTCGGGCGGCGAGATGTCGAGCATCTCGGACGGCCTGCTCTGCGGCGCGATCGGCCCCGAGCTGCTCACGCTGGTCAACGCGGATCTGCTCGAGAACCTCGGCGGTGGTGGCGGTGGCGGCGGGTTCTCGATCGAGATCGGCGATCCCTGCGACGGCAGCACCGAGCCCGCGACGCTCTTCGACATGATGGTCGGCGGCGCGATGATCGCGATCCTGCGCATCGGGAACGTGCCGCCGGACGTCGACGTCGACGGCGACGGGCTCGAGACGTTCGAGGTCACGCGCGACGGGCCCGAGGGGTGCCAGGCGGTGATCACCGCGTGCATCGACGGCGACGGAACGCGCTTCGAGGGCCGCGAGTGCGTGACCGAGCAGGTCGCGGGTCGCCCGCGCTTCGTGGACGGGTACTCGGCGGGCCTCACGTTCACCGCGCAGCGCGCGGAGATCGTCGGCGTCAGCGAGGGTGGCGGCGGCGGTGGCGAGCCGGTGCCGCCCCCGGGTGGCTGA
- a CDS encoding MBL fold metallo-hydrolase, with translation MRVHHLSCLTFCPMSARLVNGRGSLFARGRMEAHCLLIETERHGLVLVDTGIGVDDCGDPAGRLGGLFTHVLIGTSTPSVAQTALRQIEAMGFRASDVRHIVPTHLDLDHAGGLPDFPQATVHVMAAEKDAALLRRTMPEKSRYRPMQFAHGPKWSTYEAKGERWRGFEAVRALEGLPPEIFLIPLAGHTRGHACVGVEGVSGGPLVHCGDAYFHRAAIDEARAPMPAGLRLFEQRLAFDRSRIADNHARLRTLREGGDVRVFCAHDPEEYDALRTAAEATPAIRRAG, from the coding sequence ATGCGCGTCCACCACCTCTCGTGCCTCACGTTCTGTCCGATGTCCGCGCGCCTCGTGAACGGGCGCGGATCGCTCTTCGCGCGCGGGCGCATGGAGGCCCACTGCCTGCTGATCGAGACCGAGCGACACGGGCTCGTGCTGGTCGACACCGGCATCGGCGTCGACGACTGCGGCGATCCCGCGGGGCGCCTCGGCGGTCTCTTCACGCACGTGCTGATCGGCACGAGCACGCCCTCGGTCGCGCAGACGGCGCTGCGTCAGATCGAGGCGATGGGGTTCCGCGCGAGCGACGTGCGGCACATCGTCCCGACGCACCTCGATCTCGATCACGCGGGCGGCCTGCCCGACTTCCCGCAGGCGACGGTGCACGTGATGGCGGCGGAGAAGGACGCGGCGCTGCTGCGACGCACGATGCCCGAGAAGAGCCGCTATCGCCCGATGCAATTCGCGCACGGGCCGAAGTGGTCGACCTACGAGGCGAAGGGCGAGCGCTGGCGCGGCTTCGAGGCAGTGCGCGCGCTCGAGGGGCTGCCGCCCGAGATCTTCCTGATCCCGCTGGCGGGCCACACCCGCGGTCATGCGTGCGTCGGCGTCGAGGGCGTGAGCGGCGGACCGCTGGTGCACTGCGGCGATGCGTACTTCCACCGCGCGGCGATCGACGAGGCGCGTGCCCCGATGCCCGCCGGTCTGCGCCTGTTCGAGCAGCGCCTCGCGTTCGATCGCTCGCGCATCGCGGACAACCACGCGCGACTGCGAACGCTGCGCGAGGGCGGCGACGTGCGCGTGTTCTGCGCGCACGACCCCGAGGAGTACGACGCGTTGCGCACCGCGGCCGAAGCGACGCCCGCGATCCGCCGCGCAGGATGA
- a CDS encoding sensor histidine kinase — protein MTSEEMTTSELLESDLPLVLPLPTRVGGARRVLVGLIAVGAVEIVALGALCVLAGRDVGIALAAVTLAAVARALAGAGFVHAQRILHRAARSDPGSAPFAPSPRVLRTAERMPLVIAALGWIVVALGLAPLEPSVVPAVLAAGALVTAPAARLVAAPLEAWIARLPARDLLDPTRLEIALRDATIAAVPALAVGFAALAFSPTATAALALLPGVVIALVEMGRTTIARAELDAIATHVDALDPEADEQEVEPPALRTEIALGAWADVRAEVDAASVARRGEANAQRQIEREEQVRSRFMAAMGHELRSPLNSIVGFAQLLEDGADGPMTHDQRESVVMVRRSAEDLLRLLGDILDSARLDARRLRIKREWTPSVEIVTEAVRLGRSIVEGTAVKIDPQIQAGLPPVYVDRARIVQAVVATFRHAARGKSEGVLTVRAGIGDARSGARALLIEVRDDARSLGEDDLARIFDAFGDLRDSTSGRRVGGLGLALSLARKLVRLHDGDVWAECRDATSTRYVVAVPLHTSSEG, from the coding sequence GTGACCAGCGAGGAGATGACGACGAGCGAGCTGCTCGAGAGCGACCTCCCGCTCGTGCTCCCGCTGCCGACGCGCGTGGGCGGCGCGCGGCGTGTGCTGGTCGGTCTCATCGCGGTGGGCGCGGTCGAGATCGTCGCGCTCGGTGCGCTCTGCGTGCTCGCGGGGCGCGACGTCGGGATCGCGCTCGCCGCGGTGACGCTCGCGGCGGTCGCGCGTGCGCTCGCGGGCGCGGGGTTCGTGCACGCGCAGCGCATCCTGCATCGCGCCGCGCGCTCCGACCCCGGCTCGGCGCCCTTCGCGCCCTCGCCGCGCGTGCTGCGCACCGCGGAGCGCATGCCGCTCGTGATCGCCGCGCTCGGCTGGATCGTCGTCGCGCTCGGGCTCGCGCCGCTCGAGCCGAGCGTCGTGCCCGCGGTGCTCGCGGCGGGCGCGCTCGTGACCGCACCCGCGGCGCGCCTCGTCGCGGCGCCGCTCGAGGCGTGGATCGCGCGCCTACCGGCCCGCGATCTGCTCGACCCGACGCGCCTCGAGATCGCGTTGCGCGACGCGACCATCGCCGCCGTGCCCGCGCTCGCGGTGGGGTTCGCCGCGCTCGCGTTCTCACCGACCGCCACCGCCGCGCTCGCGCTCCTGCCCGGCGTCGTGATCGCGCTCGTCGAGATGGGCCGCACCACCATCGCGCGCGCCGAGCTCGACGCGATCGCGACGCACGTCGACGCGCTCGATCCCGAGGCCGACGAGCAAGAGGTCGAGCCTCCCGCGCTGCGCACCGAGATCGCGCTCGGCGCGTGGGCCGACGTGCGCGCCGAGGTCGACGCCGCATCGGTCGCGCGCCGCGGCGAGGCGAACGCGCAGCGCCAGATCGAGCGCGAGGAGCAGGTGCGCTCGCGCTTCATGGCGGCGATGGGCCACGAGCTGCGCAGCCCGCTCAACTCGATCGTCGGGTTCGCGCAGCTCCTCGAGGACGGCGCGGACGGACCGATGACCCACGATCAGCGCGAGAGCGTCGTGATGGTCCGCCGCAGCGCCGAAGATCTCCTGCGCCTCCTCGGCGACATCCTCGACTCCGCGCGCCTCGACGCGCGCCGGCTGCGCATCAAGCGCGAGTGGACTCCCTCGGTCGAGATCGTCACCGAGGCCGTGCGCCTCGGGCGATCGATCGTCGAGGGCACGGCGGTGAAGATCGATCCGCAGATCCAAGCGGGCCTGCCGCCGGTGTACGTCGATCGCGCGCGCATCGTGCAGGCCGTCGTCGCCACGTTCCGTCACGCGGCGCGCGGCAAGAGCGAGGGCGTGCTCACGGTGCGCGCCGGGATCGGCGATGCGCGCAGCGGCGCGCGCGCGCTGCTCATCGAGGTGCGCGACGACGCGCGCTCGCTCGGCGAGGACGATCTCGCGCGCATCTTCGACGCGTTCGGCGACCTGCGCGACTCGACGAGCGGGCGGCGCGTCGGAGGCCTCGGCCTCGCGCTCTCGCTCGCGCGCAAGCTGGTGCGGCTGCACGACGGCGACGTCTGGGCCGAATGTCGCGACGCGACGAGCACCCGCTACGTGGTCGCCGTGCCGCTGCACACCTCGTCGGAGGGCTAG